The following are encoded together in the Raineyella sp. LH-20 genome:
- the nhaA gene encoding Na+/H+ antiporter NhaA — MARPAHHSRLAHWTGLFPGRGSTTETLRIITLLRKETVGGGLLVAMAAIAMLWANSPAAGSYHALHDLTLGYAPWHLDLSLGAWAADGLLTVFFFLVGLELKREFMAGDLRRLSTAITPIVAAAGGVAVPALIYLALLGRDPALRHGWAIPTATDIAFAVAVLALIGSHLPSSLRIFLLTLAVVDDLIAIGIIAIVYTDRIHLVPLALSLVTIAAYGLLAQLRRRWLGDHPAAVWFILLPIGAVAWGFMHASGIHSTISGVLLGFTVPVLHHRRDRASLTGPGLAETIEHQVRPLSTGVAVPLFAFFSAGVTLGGAEGMVRALRDPVTLAIIAALVVGKPVGILATTWLVTRVMRVRLDPTVRWIDLVGVGQLAGIGFTVSLLVAELSFVPGEPAHDHAKAAILTASVLAAVLASAVLSTRNRHYHRLAVADAMSGPEEDSEGGMPLPDADVPDDPGQR; from the coding sequence ATGGCTCGCCCGGCTCACCACTCACGACTCGCCCACTGGACCGGTCTGTTCCCGGGTCGCGGGAGCACGACCGAGACGCTGCGGATCATCACGCTCCTCCGTAAGGAGACGGTCGGCGGAGGTCTGCTGGTGGCGATGGCCGCGATCGCGATGCTCTGGGCGAACTCACCGGCCGCCGGCAGCTACCACGCCTTGCACGACCTCACCCTCGGCTACGCGCCATGGCACCTCGACCTGAGCCTCGGTGCCTGGGCCGCTGACGGTCTGCTCACCGTCTTCTTCTTCCTCGTCGGCCTGGAGCTCAAGCGCGAGTTCATGGCCGGTGACCTGCGCCGCCTCAGCACCGCGATCACCCCCATCGTCGCGGCGGCCGGCGGCGTCGCGGTGCCGGCGCTGATCTACCTCGCCCTCCTCGGGCGTGACCCCGCGCTGCGCCACGGCTGGGCGATCCCCACCGCGACCGACATCGCCTTCGCCGTGGCAGTCCTCGCCCTGATCGGCTCCCATCTGCCGAGTTCGCTGCGGATCTTCCTGCTCACCCTGGCGGTCGTCGACGACCTGATCGCGATCGGCATCATCGCGATCGTCTACACCGACCGGATCCACCTCGTTCCGCTGGCGCTGTCCTTGGTGACGATCGCGGCGTACGGCTTGCTCGCCCAGCTGCGGCGCCGGTGGCTCGGCGACCACCCGGCTGCGGTGTGGTTCATCCTGTTGCCGATCGGCGCGGTCGCCTGGGGCTTCATGCACGCCTCCGGCATCCACTCGACCATCTCCGGTGTCCTCCTCGGCTTCACCGTGCCGGTGCTGCACCATCGCCGTGACCGCGCGTCGCTCACCGGGCCCGGGCTGGCCGAGACGATCGAGCACCAGGTCCGGCCGTTGTCGACAGGGGTCGCCGTCCCGCTGTTCGCCTTCTTCTCCGCCGGGGTCACGCTCGGCGGTGCCGAGGGGATGGTCCGGGCACTGCGGGATCCGGTGACGCTCGCCATCATCGCGGCGCTGGTGGTCGGCAAGCCCGTCGGCATCCTCGCCACCACCTGGCTGGTCACCCGGGTGATGCGCGTACGCCTCGACCCCACCGTGCGCTGGATCGATCTGGTCGGCGTCGGACAACTGGCCGGGATCGGCTTCACCGTCTCCCTCCTGGTCGCCGAGCTGTCCTTCGTGCCCGGGGAGCCGGCCCACGACCACGCGAAGGCCGCGATCCTGACCGCCTCCGTCCTCGCGGCCGTGCTGGCCTCGGCTGTCCTCAGCACCCGCAACCGGCACTATCACCGACTCGCTGTGGCGGACGCCATGAGCGGTCCGGAAGAGGATTCCGAGGGAGGGATGCCCCTCCCCGACGCCGACGTCCCTGACGATCCCGGTCAGCGCTGA
- the mmsB gene encoding multiple monosaccharide ABC transporter permease yields the protein MAKISSETGSSGTSVLKKLRDAVGGGGLRQYGMMIALGLLVLLFQFLTNGLFLQPRNVTSLLVQNGYVLILAIGMVMVIIAGHIDLSVGSVCAFVGATVATSMYSWHFPWPAAILLGLALGILVGIWQGFWVAYVGIPAFIVTLAGMLLFRGLDLMILNAQSIPVPEAFQKIANGYLPEVGPNTGYHNITLLLSILAVVAMVWFEFRRRADLKQHEMPLPSMVGSVIKLVVLGALIMIFGMLLASYRGVPVVGLILLALVIAYTFVTQQTVTGRRIYAVGGNRHAAGLSGVDTKKIDFFVMVNMSFLAAIAGMVFTAYLNAANPKDGQNFELDAIAAVFIGGAAVAGGVGTVAGSMIGGLVMGVLNLGLANMSVDSNWIQIIKGLVLLGAVAFDVISKLRGKSSFIDMIIRAVGGGRGGSAETGPALGLPATGSETGETPVKGDGATVNTVSGFKRINGASAGATRRKRETAGR from the coding sequence ATGGCAAAGATCAGCTCCGAGACGGGGAGCAGCGGGACCTCGGTCCTGAAGAAGCTCCGCGACGCGGTCGGTGGGGGCGGCCTCCGCCAGTACGGCATGATGATTGCCCTGGGCCTGCTCGTCCTCCTCTTCCAGTTCCTCACCAACGGGCTCTTCCTGCAGCCTCGCAATGTCACCTCGCTGCTGGTGCAGAACGGCTACGTCCTGATCCTCGCCATCGGCATGGTGATGGTGATCATCGCCGGCCACATCGACCTGTCGGTCGGCTCGGTCTGTGCCTTCGTCGGCGCCACGGTCGCCACGAGCATGTACTCCTGGCACTTCCCGTGGCCTGCGGCGATCCTGCTGGGCCTGGCGCTCGGCATCCTGGTCGGCATCTGGCAGGGCTTCTGGGTGGCGTACGTCGGCATCCCGGCCTTCATCGTGACTCTGGCGGGCATGCTGCTCTTCCGCGGCCTCGACCTGATGATCCTCAACGCCCAGTCGATCCCGGTCCCGGAGGCGTTCCAGAAGATCGCCAACGGCTACCTGCCCGAGGTCGGCCCGAACACCGGCTACCACAACATCACCCTGCTGCTCAGCATCCTTGCCGTCGTCGCCATGGTCTGGTTCGAGTTCCGCCGCCGGGCCGACCTCAAGCAGCACGAGATGCCCCTGCCGTCGATGGTCGGCTCCGTGATCAAGCTGGTCGTGCTCGGCGCCCTCATCATGATCTTCGGCATGCTGCTCGCCTCCTACCGTGGCGTGCCCGTTGTCGGCCTGATCCTCCTCGCGCTGGTCATCGCCTACACCTTCGTCACCCAGCAGACCGTCACCGGGCGCCGCATCTACGCGGTCGGTGGCAACCGGCACGCGGCCGGCCTGTCCGGTGTCGACACGAAGAAGATCGATTTCTTCGTGATGGTCAACATGAGCTTCCTCGCCGCGATCGCCGGCATGGTCTTCACCGCCTATCTCAACGCGGCCAATCCCAAGGACGGCCAGAACTTCGAGCTGGATGCCATCGCCGCCGTGTTCATCGGTGGTGCCGCGGTCGCCGGCGGTGTCGGCACCGTCGCCGGCTCGATGATCGGTGGTCTGGTGATGGGCGTGCTCAACCTCGGCCTGGCCAACATGTCGGTCGACTCCAACTGGATCCAGATCATCAAGGGCCTCGTGCTGCTGGGAGCGGTCGCCTTCGACGTGATCAGCAAGCTGCGCGGCAAGTCGAGCTTCATCGACATGATCATCAGAGCCGTCGGCGGGGGCCGCGGCGGATCCGCCGAGACCGGCCCGGCCCTGGGCTTGCCGGCCACCGGCTCGGAGACCGGTGAGACCCCGGTCAAGGGCGACGGTGCGACCGTCAACACCGTCAGCGGGTTCAAGAGGATCAACGGTGCCTCGGCCGGTGCGACCCGGCGCAAGCGGGAGACCGCGGGTCGCTGA
- a CDS encoding LacI family DNA-binding transcriptional regulator: MPAEGGRAPSMRDVARVAGVSHQTVSRVINDSPQIRPETRERVQAAIAELGYRPSAVARALAHGRTRRIGMIIESTSHYGPISMLRGSEVAARKAGYSSTTYTVTPDSIEDFREGVDFLTGQDVEGLVVIVPRTETLESLGQLDLPDSCVLLGSLAGRADDPARDLGLPRVGVDQAKGARLAVQHLLDQGHRVIGHVTGPRDWLDSCAREAEWRFVLEQAGLPTPTPARGDWSPDAGYAAADQLLEIPDLTAVFAANDQMALGLIHALSDRGLRIPEDISVVGFDDIPESPHFRPPLTTIHQDFETLGVAGVTVLLALLGEDVPAMPRRIDPTLVIRESTRAV; encoded by the coding sequence ATGCCGGCTGAGGGTGGCAGGGCACCGAGCATGCGCGACGTCGCCCGCGTGGCGGGGGTGTCGCACCAGACCGTGTCACGGGTGATCAACGACAGCCCGCAGATCCGGCCGGAGACCCGCGAACGGGTCCAGGCCGCCATCGCCGAACTCGGATATCGACCCAGCGCCGTCGCCCGGGCCCTCGCCCACGGGCGCACCCGCCGGATCGGGATGATCATCGAGTCCACGAGCCACTACGGCCCGATCAGCATGCTGCGCGGCAGCGAGGTCGCCGCCCGCAAGGCGGGCTACTCGTCCACCACCTACACGGTCACCCCCGACTCGATCGAGGACTTCCGGGAGGGCGTGGACTTCCTCACCGGGCAGGACGTCGAAGGGCTGGTGGTGATCGTGCCCCGGACCGAGACGCTCGAGTCCCTCGGCCAGCTGGACCTGCCGGACTCCTGCGTGCTGCTGGGCTCGCTCGCCGGCCGGGCCGACGACCCGGCCCGCGACCTCGGACTCCCCCGGGTCGGCGTCGACCAGGCCAAGGGCGCCCGGCTCGCGGTCCAGCACCTGCTCGACCAGGGCCACCGTGTCATCGGCCACGTCACCGGCCCCAGGGACTGGCTCGATTCCTGCGCCCGTGAGGCGGAGTGGCGCTTCGTCCTCGAGCAGGCCGGCCTGCCGACGCCGACGCCCGCCCGCGGGGACTGGAGCCCGGACGCCGGCTATGCCGCCGCCGACCAGTTGCTGGAGATCCCCGACCTGACCGCGGTCTTCGCGGCGAACGACCAGATGGCGCTGGGACTCATCCACGCTCTGTCGGATCGAGGACTGCGGATCCCCGAGGACATCAGCGTGGTGGGCTTCGACGACATCCCGGAGAGCCCGCACTTCCGCCCGCCCCTGACGACGATCCATCAGGACTTCGAGACGCTCGGTGTCGCCGGGGTCACCGTGCTGCTGGCGCTGCTCGGGGAGGACGTCCCGGCGATGCCGCGCCGGATCGACCCCACCCTGGTCATCCGGGAATCCACCCGGGCGGTGTAG
- a CDS encoding FitA-like ribbon-helix-helix domain-containing protein → MTSLQVRDLPEDVHTALVRAAAAEHRSVAQQTVVELRKALQVTATDRARRQALLDRLAAQPQMDWEGLTEPADLIREDRDR, encoded by the coding sequence ATGACATCGCTTCAGGTCCGCGATCTGCCGGAGGACGTCCACACTGCACTCGTCCGCGCCGCCGCAGCGGAACACCGCAGTGTCGCCCAGCAGACCGTCGTCGAACTGCGGAAGGCGCTGCAGGTGACCGCGACCGATCGTGCGCGACGTCAGGCGCTGCTCGACAGATTGGCGGCTCAGCCGCAAATGGATTGGGAAGGGCTGACGGAGCCTGCCGATCTGATCCGTGAGGATCGCGATCGATGA
- the araA gene encoding L-arabinose isomerase yields MPGRSIIADLSTRKVWFLIGSQELYGEDVLRRVAEQSQAIVAQLNAAAEIPVEVVWMPVLKDTEGIVQAVREANADPEVIGVMTWMHTFSPAKMWIRGLRTLQKPLLHLHTQANIELPYADLDFDFMNLNQSAHGDREFGYILSRLGVQRKSVIGHASDQRVAAEIGAWSRAAAGLAALRGMKVARFGDNMRYVAVTEGDKTEAETVFGASINTWPVNDLIARVDAVSEERIDALVAEYDELYDVVPELGPDGDRRESLRVAAQQELGLRDFLEEGGFQAFTDSFEDLGTLRQLPGIGVQRLMADGYGFGAEGDWKTAILIHLAAVMGAGLPGGASLMEDYTYDLTPGDEVILGAHMLEVSPNLTTDRPTLEIHPLGIGGKEDPCRLVFTADPGPGVVVAMVDVRNRFRLIANAIDLVEPRAALPQLPVGRALWQPRPDFVTSAKAWLASGAAHHTVMSTALTPEVFVDFARMAGVEIALIDEHTTMPVFERTLHLESTFRGGPTPAGIA; encoded by the coding sequence ATGCCCGGACGAAGCATCATCGCGGATCTCTCGACGCGTAAGGTCTGGTTCCTGATCGGCAGTCAGGAGCTGTACGGGGAGGATGTGCTGCGGCGCGTGGCCGAGCAGTCCCAGGCGATCGTCGCCCAGCTCAACGCCGCCGCGGAGATCCCCGTCGAGGTGGTCTGGATGCCCGTCCTCAAGGACACCGAGGGCATCGTCCAGGCCGTCCGCGAGGCCAATGCCGACCCCGAAGTCATCGGCGTGATGACCTGGATGCACACGTTCTCGCCGGCGAAGATGTGGATCCGCGGGCTGCGTACGCTCCAGAAGCCGCTGCTGCACCTGCACACCCAGGCGAACATCGAGCTGCCGTACGCCGACCTCGACTTCGACTTCATGAACCTCAACCAGTCCGCGCACGGCGACCGTGAGTTCGGCTACATCCTGTCCCGCCTCGGCGTGCAGCGGAAGTCGGTCATCGGCCACGCGTCCGATCAGCGCGTCGCCGCCGAGATCGGCGCTTGGTCGCGGGCCGCCGCCGGCCTGGCCGCCCTCCGGGGGATGAAGGTCGCCCGCTTCGGTGACAACATGCGCTATGTGGCCGTGACCGAGGGTGACAAGACCGAGGCCGAGACCGTCTTCGGGGCGTCCATCAACACCTGGCCGGTCAACGACCTGATCGCCCGCGTCGACGCGGTGAGCGAGGAGCGGATCGACGCGCTGGTCGCCGAGTACGACGAGCTCTACGACGTCGTTCCCGAGCTGGGGCCCGACGGCGACCGCCGCGAGTCGCTCCGAGTCGCCGCGCAGCAGGAGCTGGGCCTGCGGGACTTCCTCGAGGAGGGGGGCTTCCAGGCGTTCACCGACAGCTTCGAGGACCTCGGCACGCTGCGTCAGCTGCCCGGTATCGGTGTGCAGCGACTCATGGCCGACGGTTACGGGTTCGGCGCCGAGGGTGACTGGAAGACCGCCATCCTCATCCACCTCGCCGCGGTGATGGGCGCCGGCCTGCCCGGCGGCGCCTCCTTGATGGAGGACTACACCTACGACCTCACCCCCGGCGACGAGGTGATCCTCGGGGCGCACATGCTCGAGGTCTCACCCAACCTCACCACAGATCGGCCCACCCTGGAGATCCACCCGCTGGGCATCGGCGGCAAGGAGGACCCGTGCCGGCTGGTCTTCACGGCCGACCCGGGCCCGGGCGTCGTCGTCGCCATGGTCGACGTCCGCAACCGCTTCCGGCTGATCGCCAACGCCATCGATCTGGTCGAGCCCCGGGCGGCACTCCCCCAGCTGCCCGTCGGCCGCGCGCTGTGGCAGCCTCGGCCGGACTTCGTCACCTCGGCGAAGGCGTGGCTCGCCTCGGGGGCGGCGCACCACACGGTGATGAGCACGGCGCTGACGCCGGAGGTGTTCGTCGACTTCGCCCGGATGGCCGGGGTCGAGATCGCCCTGATCGACGAGCACACGACGATGCCGGTCTTCGAGCGCACCCTGCATCTGGAGTCGACCTTCCGTGGAGGCCCGACGCCGGCCGGTATCGCGTAA
- a CDS encoding M23 family metallopeptidase, whose protein sequence is MDSVTLRLPFTGRWRALNSPARRVPSHGSALYGESHAIDFVAVDERGRTAAIRDWRTVLATEPPERFVGFGRPILAPVAGRVMVAHDGEPDHAARRSQPALLRYALGQAGRIRQGVAVIAGNHVILHDPASGTYVALVHLRAGSLAVRPGDEVAVGQLLGECGNSGNSTEPHVHVQVMDALDLRVARGVPLLFADFREWPAGRRRAVDRSAWIPAERSVIAPL, encoded by the coding sequence GTGGACAGTGTCACGCTGCGGCTGCCGTTCACCGGGCGCTGGCGGGCGCTCAACAGCCCTGCTCGCCGCGTGCCCAGTCACGGCAGTGCGCTCTACGGCGAGAGTCATGCGATCGATTTCGTCGCGGTCGACGAGAGGGGGCGTACGGCCGCGATCCGCGACTGGCGGACCGTCCTCGCCACTGAGCCTCCGGAGCGGTTCGTCGGTTTCGGCCGCCCGATCCTGGCGCCGGTCGCCGGTCGGGTGATGGTCGCCCACGACGGTGAGCCCGATCACGCCGCCCGGCGCTCCCAGCCGGCGCTGCTCCGGTACGCGCTCGGCCAGGCCGGACGGATCCGCCAGGGGGTCGCGGTGATCGCCGGCAACCACGTCATCCTGCACGACCCGGCCAGCGGAACGTACGTGGCCCTGGTCCACCTGCGGGCCGGGTCACTGGCGGTGCGCCCGGGGGACGAGGTCGCGGTCGGCCAACTCCTGGGGGAGTGTGGCAACTCCGGCAACTCCACCGAGCCGCACGTTCACGTGCAGGTGATGGACGCCCTCGACCTGCGGGTCGCCCGCGGCGTGCCGCTGCTCTTCGCCGACTTCCGGGAATGGCCGGCGGGCCGTCGCCGCGCCGTCGACCGCAGCGCCTGGATCCCCGCCGAGCGGTCCGTCATCGCGCCCCTGTGA
- the mmsA gene encoding multiple monosaccharide ABC transporter ATP-binding protein, giving the protein MTDTLLSMRGITKTFPGVKALSDVNLEVRRGEIHSICGENGAGKSTLMKVLSGVHPYGTYTGEIEYDGQECHFRNIRESEHAGIVIIHQELALIPELTITENMFLGNEHAKGGVIDWQENRARALKYLRMVGLDESPDTPIRGIGVGKQQLVEIAKALAKDVKLLILDEPTAALNDTDSTHLLGLLKGLQAEGITSIMISHKLNEIEQISDSITIIRDGHTIETLDVEAGEVNEDRIIRGMVGRDLQHRYPPHESHVGEVMFEVKDWTVAHPDDPHRLVVKHANLSIRRGEIVGLAGLMGAGRTEFARSLFGQSYGHKVSGEARLDGRLLKLRSVEGAIEDGLAYVTEDRKVLGLNLIDTIRRSIPSAKLRKISQRGVLNANLEIKAANEYRTSLHIKAPSIEEGVGKLSGGNQQKVVLGKWIFTDPEILILDEPTRGIDVGAKYEIYEIINKLADSGKGVLVISSELPELLGICDRIYTLSAGVITADVPRENADQETLMRYMTQRKAD; this is encoded by the coding sequence ATGACCGACACCCTCCTGTCCATGCGCGGCATCACGAAGACGTTTCCCGGGGTCAAGGCCCTGTCCGACGTCAATCTCGAGGTGCGCCGGGGCGAGATCCACAGCATCTGCGGCGAGAACGGCGCGGGTAAGTCCACCCTGATGAAGGTCCTGTCCGGGGTGCACCCGTACGGCACCTACACGGGCGAGATCGAATACGACGGCCAGGAGTGCCACTTCCGCAACATCCGGGAGAGCGAGCACGCCGGCATCGTCATCATCCACCAGGAGCTCGCCCTGATCCCTGAGCTCACGATCACCGAGAACATGTTCCTCGGCAACGAGCACGCCAAAGGTGGCGTGATCGACTGGCAGGAGAACCGGGCTCGTGCCCTGAAGTACCTCCGGATGGTGGGCCTGGACGAGAGCCCGGACACGCCTATCCGTGGCATCGGCGTCGGCAAGCAGCAGCTCGTCGAGATCGCCAAGGCGCTCGCCAAGGACGTGAAGCTGCTCATCCTCGACGAGCCCACCGCCGCCCTCAACGACACCGACAGCACGCATCTCCTCGGCCTCCTCAAGGGGCTGCAGGCCGAGGGCATCACCAGCATCATGATCAGCCACAAGCTGAACGAGATCGAGCAGATCTCCGACTCGATCACCATCATCCGCGACGGCCACACCATCGAGACCCTCGACGTGGAGGCCGGCGAGGTGAACGAGGACCGTATCATCCGCGGGATGGTCGGCCGCGACCTCCAGCACCGCTACCCGCCGCACGAGTCGCACGTCGGCGAGGTGATGTTCGAGGTCAAGGACTGGACCGTCGCCCACCCCGACGATCCCCACCGACTCGTGGTCAAGCACGCCAACCTGTCGATCCGCCGCGGCGAGATCGTCGGCCTGGCCGGCCTGATGGGTGCGGGGCGTACGGAGTTCGCCCGCAGCCTGTTCGGGCAGAGCTACGGCCACAAGGTGTCCGGCGAGGCCCGTCTCGACGGGCGGCTGCTCAAGCTGCGCTCCGTCGAGGGAGCGATCGAGGACGGTCTGGCGTACGTCACCGAGGACCGCAAGGTGCTCGGCCTCAACCTCATCGACACGATCCGGCGGTCCATCCCGTCCGCGAAGCTCCGCAAGATCTCCCAGCGCGGCGTCCTCAACGCCAACCTCGAGATCAAGGCCGCCAACGAGTACCGCACGTCGCTGCACATCAAGGCCCCCTCGATCGAGGAGGGCGTCGGCAAGCTGTCGGGCGGCAACCAGCAGAAGGTCGTCCTCGGCAAGTGGATCTTCACCGACCCCGAGATCCTCATCCTCGACGAGCCCACCCGAGGCATCGACGTCGGGGCCAAGTACGAGATCTACGAAATCATCAACAAGCTCGCGGACTCCGGGAAGGGCGTGCTCGTGATCTCCTCCGAGCTGCCGGAACTCCTCGGCATCTGCGATCGCATCTACACCCTGTCGGCCGGAGTCATCACAGCCGACGTCCCGCGTGAGAACGCCGACCAGGAGACTCTCATGCGCTACATGACCCAGCGAAAGGCCGATTGA
- the chvE gene encoding multiple monosaccharide ABC transporter substrate-binding protein: protein MRKLLAIILAGIMALAMAACGRSTDSAPAGSTTTKGTIGVAMPTKTSERWIKDGDNIKNALEAAGYKVNLQYANDDIPTQVTQVSDMVTKKNQVLVVAAIDGVALKGALKDAKDAGIPVIAYDRLLRETDAVAYYTTFDNYKVGVQQGESLVKGLEASGAPKPYNVEVFAGSPDDNNATFFYKGAMSVLQPKIDSGELKVRSGETDFNTVATLRWDAATAKKRMENLLTKSYTSADVNGVLSPYDGISRGVIAALKGAGYGSGGKKLPVVTGQDAELESVKSILAGEQYSTIFKDTGKLADATVTMIQQIASSQTVTTNDTSSYNNGVKVVPTMLLDPVSVDKSNIQQVLTDAKYYTADQLK, encoded by the coding sequence ATGCGCAAGCTTCTTGCGATCATCCTCGCGGGAATCATGGCCCTCGCCATGGCCGCCTGTGGCCGGTCCACGGACTCGGCACCCGCGGGCTCGACCACGACGAAGGGGACGATCGGTGTGGCGATGCCCACCAAGACGTCCGAACGCTGGATCAAGGACGGCGACAACATCAAGAACGCCCTCGAGGCGGCCGGCTACAAGGTGAACCTCCAGTACGCCAACGACGACATCCCGACCCAGGTGACCCAGGTCTCCGACATGGTGACCAAGAAGAACCAGGTCCTCGTCGTCGCCGCCATCGACGGTGTGGCCCTCAAGGGTGCGCTCAAGGACGCCAAGGACGCCGGCATCCCGGTGATCGCGTACGACCGCCTGCTCCGTGAGACCGACGCGGTGGCCTACTACACCACCTTCGACAACTACAAGGTCGGCGTGCAGCAGGGTGAGTCCCTGGTCAAGGGACTCGAGGCCAGCGGTGCCCCCAAGCCGTACAACGTCGAGGTCTTCGCAGGCTCTCCCGACGACAACAACGCGACCTTCTTCTACAAGGGTGCGATGAGCGTCCTGCAGCCGAAGATCGACTCCGGTGAGCTCAAGGTCCGCTCCGGTGAGACCGACTTCAACACCGTGGCGACCCTGCGCTGGGACGCCGCCACCGCCAAGAAGCGGATGGAGAACCTGCTGACCAAGTCGTACACCTCGGCTGACGTCAACGGTGTGCTGTCCCCGTACGACGGCATCTCCCGCGGCGTCATCGCCGCCCTCAAGGGCGCCGGCTACGGCTCCGGCGGCAAGAAGCTCCCGGTGGTCACCGGCCAGGACGCCGAGCTCGAGTCGGTGAAGAGCATCCTCGCGGGTGAGCAGTACTCCACCATCTTCAAGGACACCGGCAAGCTCGCCGACGCCACGGTCACCATGATCCAGCAGATCGCCAGCAGCCAGACCGTCACCACGAACGACACCTCCTCGTACAACAACGGCGTGAAGGTCGTCCCGACGATGCTCCTCGACCCTGTCTCCGTGGACAAGTCGAACATCCAGCAGGTCCTGACCGACGCCAAGTACTACACGGCCGACCAGCTCAAGTAG
- a CDS encoding type II toxin-antitoxin system VapC family toxin, translated as MIVVLDASAAVHVVLNGPKAGLITPALSSADAVIAPDLLSAEVGNALWKYVRAGQLDLDRALTGLADALDLVTDLLPLSTLGAEALSESVRLDHPVYDLLYVVATRRAAATLLTVDRRLGDLARRVGVRVIGTSG; from the coding sequence ATGATCGTCGTGCTCGACGCCAGCGCTGCCGTCCACGTCGTTCTCAACGGGCCGAAGGCCGGGTTGATCACCCCCGCGCTCAGCTCCGCGGACGCGGTCATCGCTCCCGATCTGCTGTCCGCCGAGGTCGGGAACGCGCTGTGGAAGTACGTCCGAGCAGGCCAACTCGACCTCGACCGGGCACTGACGGGACTGGCCGATGCCCTCGACCTCGTCACGGACCTCCTGCCACTGTCGACACTCGGCGCAGAGGCCCTGAGTGAATCGGTGCGCCTCGACCATCCGGTCTACGACCTGCTCTACGTCGTCGCCACCCGGCGCGCCGCGGCCACTCTCCTCACCGTCGATCGTCGTCTCGGGGACCTGGCGCGCCGGGTCGGAGTCCGGGTCATCGGGACGAGCGGCTGA
- a CDS encoding patatin-like phospholipase family protein, whose protein sequence is MNTTPTPTPYGATTTSSDRPTSDQDQPQVDATGRVPGGERALVLGGGGSTGNAWLIGVIAGLFEAGLDVTGADLTIGTSAGSTAAAQLTGASPTELLAAILDAAPRQPTGPGGSAGGRVGNRPVTDHLERLRAIIAAADDAADLRRRMGVAALEAAAAQGSSRQEGWRETVAARLPGRHWPERTLLITAVDARSGAPVVFDRHSGVDLVDAVAASCSSSFAYATGEGRYIDGGYRSNAENADLAAGYARVLVLSPFGGRSLHPQEWGTHLSTQVEDLRAHGSRVETIVPDDDSEHLFGAHAMDLSLRPAAARAGYRQGRACAEQLAAFWR, encoded by the coding sequence ATGAACACCACACCTACTCCCACTCCGTACGGCGCTACGACGACGAGTTCCGACCGACCGACGTCCGACCAGGACCAGCCGCAGGTCGACGCCACCGGGCGAGTGCCCGGAGGCGAACGAGCCCTGGTCCTCGGAGGCGGAGGATCCACGGGCAACGCCTGGCTGATCGGCGTCATCGCCGGTCTCTTCGAGGCCGGACTGGACGTGACCGGGGCCGATCTGACCATCGGGACGTCGGCCGGATCCACGGCCGCGGCGCAGCTCACCGGTGCCTCCCCCACCGAACTGCTGGCCGCCATCCTCGACGCCGCACCCCGGCAACCCACCGGCCCGGGCGGATCCGCCGGAGGACGCGTGGGCAATCGACCGGTGACCGACCATCTGGAGCGGCTGAGAGCCATCATCGCTGCCGCTGACGATGCTGCCGATCTGCGCCGCCGCATGGGTGTGGCCGCGCTCGAGGCGGCTGCCGCGCAGGGCAGCTCCCGACAGGAGGGCTGGCGCGAAACCGTCGCCGCGCGCCTGCCCGGCCGGCACTGGCCGGAACGTACGCTGCTGATCACCGCGGTCGATGCCCGTAGCGGTGCACCCGTCGTGTTCGACCGCCACAGTGGGGTCGACCTGGTGGACGCCGTGGCCGCCAGCTGTTCCAGCAGCTTCGCGTACGCCACCGGCGAGGGCCGGTACATCGACGGCGGCTACCGCTCCAACGCCGAGAATGCCGATCTGGCAGCCGGATATGCCCGGGTGCTGGTGCTGTCGCCCTTCGGCGGCCGATCGCTCCACCCCCAGGAGTGGGGCACGCACCTGTCCACCCAGGTCGAGGACCTGCGAGCCCACGGCAGCCGGGTCGAAACGATCGTCCCCGACGACGACTCCGAGCACCTGTTCGGCGCCCATGCCATGGACCTGTCGCTGCGTCCGGCGGCTGCCCGCGCCGGCTACCGGCAAGGCCGGGCCTGTGCCGAGCAGCTCGCTGCATTCTGGAGGTGA